One Kineococcus aurantiacus genomic window carries:
- a CDS encoding polyribonucleotide nucleotidyltransferase, whose product MEGPEITAAEAVLDNGSFGTRTVRFETGRLAKQAAGSASVYLDGETFLLSATTAGKSPKDQFDFFPLTVDVEERSYAAGKIPGSFFRREGRPSTEAILACRLIDRPLRPSFVKGLRNEIQVVVSVMAIHPDDAYDVVAINAASMSTQLAGLPFSGPIGGVRVALIDGQWVAFPRYSEIERAVFDMVVAGRVVTAADGTEDVAIMMVEAEATEGSWNLIKEQGATAPTEEVVAQGLEAAKPHIAKLVKAQAEVAAKAAKPTGEFPLFPDYADDAYQAVLDASATELAAALTIAGKQEREARIDEIKDRVKGELAEAFAGRDKEISAAYRSVQKSLIRQRVLKDKVRIDGRGLADIRTLSAEVEVLPRVHGSALFERGETQILGVTTLNMLRMEQQLDTLSPVTRKRYMHNYNFPPYSTGETGRVGSPKRREIGHGALAERALVPVLPAREEFPYAIRQVSEALGSNGSTSMGSVCASTLSLLNAGVPLRAPVAGIAMGLISDTVDGQTQYAALTDILGAEDAFGDMDFKVAGTKEFVTAIQLDTKLDGIPASVLAGALTQARDARLYILDVMAEAIDTPDEMSPTAPRIITVKVPVDKIGEVIGPKGKMINQIQEDTGADISIEDDGTVFIGAVDGPSAEAARAAVNAIANPTMPEVGERYLGTVVKTTTFGAFVSLLPGKDGLLHISQLRKLSGGKRVDNVEDVVSVGQKVQVEIAEIDPRGKLSLVPVVAEEAAEADAAAVEPTDA is encoded by the coding sequence TTGGAGGGTCCTGAGATCACCGCCGCCGAAGCCGTCCTCGACAACGGCTCGTTCGGCACCCGCACCGTGCGCTTCGAGACCGGCCGCCTCGCCAAGCAGGCCGCCGGTTCCGCGAGCGTCTACCTCGACGGCGAGACGTTCCTGCTGAGCGCCACGACCGCCGGCAAGTCCCCGAAGGACCAGTTCGACTTCTTCCCCCTCACGGTGGACGTCGAGGAGCGGTCCTACGCCGCCGGCAAGATCCCCGGCTCGTTCTTCCGCCGCGAGGGCCGTCCCTCGACCGAGGCGATCCTGGCCTGCCGCCTCATCGACCGCCCGCTGCGCCCCAGCTTCGTCAAGGGCCTGCGCAACGAGATCCAGGTCGTCGTGTCGGTCATGGCGATCCACCCCGACGACGCCTACGACGTCGTGGCCATCAACGCCGCCTCGATGTCGACCCAGCTCGCCGGCCTGCCGTTCTCCGGCCCGATCGGCGGCGTGCGCGTCGCCCTCATCGACGGCCAGTGGGTCGCGTTCCCGCGCTACTCCGAGATCGAGCGCGCCGTCTTCGACATGGTCGTCGCCGGCCGCGTCGTGACCGCCGCGGACGGCACCGAGGACGTCGCGATCATGATGGTCGAGGCCGAGGCGACCGAGGGCTCCTGGAACCTCATCAAGGAGCAGGGCGCCACCGCCCCCACCGAGGAGGTCGTGGCCCAGGGCCTGGAGGCCGCCAAGCCGCACATCGCCAAGCTGGTCAAGGCGCAGGCCGAGGTCGCCGCCAAGGCCGCCAAGCCGACCGGTGAGTTCCCGCTGTTCCCCGACTACGCCGACGACGCCTACCAGGCCGTCCTCGACGCCTCGGCGACCGAGCTGGCCGCCGCGCTGACCATCGCCGGCAAGCAGGAGCGCGAGGCGCGGATCGACGAGATCAAGGACCGCGTCAAGGGCGAGCTGGCCGAGGCCTTCGCCGGTCGCGACAAGGAGATCTCCGCCGCGTACCGCTCGGTGCAGAAGTCGCTGATCCGTCAGCGCGTCCTGAAGGACAAGGTCCGCATCGACGGCCGCGGCCTGGCCGACATCCGGACCCTGTCCGCCGAGGTCGAGGTCCTGCCCCGCGTGCACGGCTCGGCGCTGTTCGAGCGCGGCGAGACCCAGATCCTGGGCGTCACCACGCTGAACATGCTCCGCATGGAGCAGCAGCTCGACACGCTGTCCCCGGTGACGCGCAAGCGCTACATGCACAACTACAACTTCCCGCCCTACTCGACCGGTGAGACCGGCCGCGTGGGCTCGCCCAAGCGTCGCGAGATCGGGCACGGCGCCCTCGCCGAGCGCGCCCTCGTCCCCGTCCTGCCGGCCCGCGAGGAGTTCCCCTACGCGATCCGCCAGGTCTCCGAGGCGCTGGGCTCCAACGGCTCCACCTCGATGGGCTCGGTCTGCGCCTCGACGCTGTCCCTGCTCAACGCCGGTGTCCCGCTGCGCGCGCCCGTCGCCGGCATCGCCATGGGCCTGATCTCCGACACCGTGGACGGCCAGACGCAGTACGCGGCGCTGACCGACATCCTCGGCGCCGAGGACGCCTTCGGCGACATGGACTTCAAGGTCGCCGGCACCAAGGAGTTCGTCACCGCGATCCAGCTCGACACCAAGCTCGACGGGATCCCGGCCTCGGTCCTGGCCGGTGCGCTGACCCAGGCCCGCGACGCGCGCCTGTACATCCTGGACGTCATGGCCGAGGCCATCGACACCCCGGACGAGATGTCGCCGACCGCGCCGCGCATCATCACCGTCAAGGTCCCCGTGGACAAGATCGGCGAGGTCATCGGGCCCAAGGGCAAGATGATCAACCAGATCCAGGAGGACACCGGCGCCGACATCTCCATCGAGGACGACGGCACGGTGTTCATCGGGGCCGTCGACGGTCCCTCGGCGGAGGCGGCCCGCGCTGCGGTCAACGCCATCGCCAACCCGACGATGCCCGAGGTCGGCGAGCGCTACCTCGGCACCGTCGTCAAGACGACCACCTTCGGCGCGTTCGTCTCGCTGCTGCCCGGCAAGGACGGCCTGCTGCACATCTCGCAGCTGCGCAAGCTGTCCGGCGGCAAGCGCGTCGACAACGTCGAGGACGTCGTCTCGGTGGGCCAGAAGGTCCAGGTGGAGATCGCCGAGATCGACCCGCGCGGCAAGCTGTCGCTGGTCCCCGTGGTCGCGGAGGAAGCCGCCGAGGCCGACGCCGCCGCCGTGGAACCGACCGACGCCTGA
- a CDS encoding bifunctional riboflavin kinase/FAD synthetase, with amino-acid sequence MQRWDDLSDVGPGFGPSVVTIGNFDGVHRGHAAVLGEVVGLARDRGLAAVAVTFDPHPLQVLHPERAPGLLTGLEHRLDLLAGAGLDAVLVMPFTRELAAWSPERFVRDVFVDALRARVVVVGHDVRFGEGNSGDLATMQELGARWGFEVRVLQDLGDRDDAPRWSSTAVRAALAAGEVDRAARMLGHPHRVTSTVVHGDHRGRELGYPTANLDTDGAEGLVPADGVYAGWLTRPGGERLAAAVSIGTNPTFDGVRRQVEAFCLDQEGRPGGLDLYGERVDLDLVARLRPTLRFDGVEALVEQMERDVARCRELLLGPSAEGPAPR; translated from the coding sequence GTGCAGCGGTGGGATGACCTGTCAGACGTCGGACCCGGGTTCGGCCCCTCGGTCGTCACCATCGGCAACTTCGACGGCGTCCACCGCGGCCACGCGGCGGTGCTCGGCGAGGTCGTCGGCCTGGCCCGCGACCGCGGCCTGGCCGCGGTCGCCGTCACCTTCGACCCGCACCCGCTGCAGGTCCTGCACCCCGAGCGCGCCCCGGGCCTGCTGACGGGGCTGGAGCACCGCCTGGACCTGCTGGCCGGGGCCGGCCTGGACGCCGTGCTCGTCATGCCGTTCACGCGGGAGCTGGCGGCCTGGAGCCCCGAGCGGTTCGTCCGGGACGTGTTCGTGGACGCGCTGCGCGCCCGGGTCGTCGTCGTGGGCCACGACGTGCGCTTCGGGGAGGGCAACTCCGGGGACCTGGCGACCATGCAGGAGCTGGGCGCCCGGTGGGGGTTCGAGGTGCGGGTGCTGCAGGACCTCGGCGACCGCGACGACGCCCCCCGGTGGAGCTCCACGGCCGTGCGCGCGGCCCTGGCGGCCGGTGAGGTGGACCGGGCGGCGCGGATGCTGGGGCACCCGCACCGGGTGACCTCGACCGTCGTGCACGGCGACCACCGCGGGCGCGAGCTGGGCTACCCCACGGCGAACCTGGACACCGACGGCGCCGAGGGCCTCGTCCCGGCCGACGGCGTCTACGCGGGCTGGCTGACCCGGCCCGGCGGGGAGCGGCTGGCCGCCGCGGTCTCCATCGGCACCAACCCCACGTTCGACGGCGTGCGCCGGCAGGTCGAGGCGTTCTGCCTGGACCAGGAGGGGCGCCCGGGCGGGCTGGACCTGTACGGCGAGCGGGTCGACCTCGACCTCGTCGCCCGCCTGCGCCCCACGCTGCGCTTCGACGGCGTCGAGGCGCTCGTGGAGCAGATGGAGCGCGACGTCGCCCGCTGCCGCGAGCTGCTGCTCGGCCCGTCCGCGGAGGGCCCGGCCCCCCGGTGA
- the pgi gene encoding glucose-6-phosphate isomerase: MSTGPVDPTTTPAWASLSAHQAATTPDLAGWFAADPERAEQLSFTAADLFVDLSKNLVTPETVGLLLQLAEQTGVLARRDAMFAGEHINVTEDRAVLHTALRRPPGASSALVVDGQDVDADVQAELTKVFAFADAVRSGQWVGVTGKRITHVVNIGIGGSDLGPVMAYEALKPYAQAGLECRFVSNIDPTDVAETTKDLDPETTLFIVASKTFGTLETLTNARLARAWLWAGLSAAGVLADDDEARKDAVAKHFVAVSTALEKVAAFGIDPANAFGFWDWVGGRYSVDSAIGTSLAVAIGPDAFREFLAGFHAVDEHFRTTDPARNVPLLMGLLNVWNVNFLGAHTHAVLPYSQYLHRFAAYLQQLTMESNGKSVRYDGEPVTTDTGEVFWGEPGTNGQHAFYQLIHQGTRVIPADFIAFATPTHPLVDGEADVHALFMANFFAQTKALAFGKSAEEVRAEGTAEDVVPARVFSGNRPTTSILAPSLTPSVLGQLIALYEHITFVEGAVWGIDSFDQWGVELGKKLALEIAPALTGDTAALEAQDPSTGSLIRYYLEHRAN, from the coding sequence ATGAGCACTGGACCCGTCGATCCCACCACCACCCCCGCGTGGGCGTCGTTGAGCGCGCACCAGGCCGCGACCACGCCCGACCTGGCCGGCTGGTTCGCCGCCGACCCCGAGCGCGCCGAGCAGCTGAGCTTCACGGCCGCCGACCTGTTCGTCGACCTGTCGAAGAACCTCGTGACCCCCGAGACGGTGGGCCTGCTGCTGCAGCTGGCCGAGCAGACGGGCGTCCTGGCCCGCCGGGACGCCATGTTCGCCGGTGAGCACATCAACGTCACCGAGGACCGCGCCGTCCTGCACACCGCGCTGCGCCGCCCCCCGGGGGCCTCCTCCGCGCTCGTCGTCGACGGGCAGGACGTCGACGCCGACGTGCAGGCCGAGCTGACCAAGGTCTTCGCGTTCGCCGACGCCGTGCGCAGCGGGCAGTGGGTGGGCGTGACGGGCAAGCGCATCACGCACGTCGTGAACATCGGCATCGGCGGGTCCGACCTCGGGCCGGTCATGGCCTACGAGGCGCTCAAGCCGTACGCGCAGGCCGGGCTGGAGTGCCGGTTCGTCTCCAACATCGACCCGACCGACGTGGCCGAGACGACGAAGGACCTCGACCCGGAGACGACGCTGTTCATCGTCGCCTCCAAGACGTTCGGGACGCTGGAGACGCTGACCAACGCCCGCCTGGCGCGCGCGTGGCTGTGGGCGGGGCTGTCCGCGGCGGGCGTCCTGGCCGACGACGACGAGGCCCGCAAGGACGCCGTCGCCAAGCACTTCGTCGCGGTGTCCACGGCGCTGGAGAAGGTCGCCGCCTTCGGCATCGACCCGGCCAACGCCTTCGGCTTCTGGGACTGGGTGGGGGGCCGCTACTCGGTCGACTCCGCGATCGGCACCTCGCTGGCCGTCGCGATCGGCCCGGACGCCTTCCGCGAGTTCCTCGCCGGCTTCCACGCCGTCGACGAGCACTTCCGCACGACCGACCCCGCGCGCAACGTCCCGCTGCTCATGGGCCTGCTCAACGTGTGGAACGTCAACTTCCTCGGCGCCCACACCCACGCGGTGCTGCCGTACTCGCAGTACCTGCACCGGTTCGCCGCCTACCTGCAGCAGCTGACCATGGAGTCGAACGGCAAGTCGGTGCGCTACGACGGCGAGCCGGTCACGACCGACACCGGCGAGGTGTTCTGGGGCGAGCCGGGCACCAACGGCCAGCACGCCTTCTACCAGCTGATCCACCAGGGCACCCGGGTCATCCCGGCCGACTTCATCGCCTTCGCCACCCCGACCCACCCCCTGGTGGACGGGGAGGCCGACGTGCACGCCCTGTTCATGGCGAACTTCTTCGCCCAGACCAAGGCGCTGGCCTTCGGCAAGTCCGCCGAGGAGGTCCGCGCCGAGGGCACGGCCGAGGACGTCGTGCCCGCGCGCGTGTTCTCCGGCAACCGGCCGACGACGTCGATCCTCGCGCCGTCGCTGACGCCGTCCGTGCTCGGGCAGCTCATCGCCCTGTACGAGCACATCACCTTCGTCGAAGGTGCGGTCTGGGGCATCGACAGCTTCGACCAGTGGGGCGTGGAGCTGGGCAAGAAGCTGGCGCTGGAGATCGCCCCGGCCCTCACCGGGGACACCGCGGCGCTCGAGGCGCAGGACCCCTCCACGGGGTCGCTCATCCGGTACTACCTGGAGCACCGCGCGAACTGA
- the rpsO gene encoding 30S ribosomal protein S15 produces MPLTNDVKSKIIAEYGTSEGDTGSPEVQVAMLTQRIRDLTEHLKQHQHDHHSRRGLLLLVGQRRNLLKYMAKKDINRYRSIIERLGIRR; encoded by the coding sequence GTGCCCCTCACCAACGACGTCAAGAGCAAGATCATCGCCGAGTACGGCACCTCCGAAGGTGACACCGGCTCGCCCGAGGTCCAGGTCGCGATGCTGACCCAGCGCATCCGCGACCTCACGGAGCACCTGAAGCAGCACCAGCACGACCACCACAGCCGTCGTGGTCTGCTCCTGCTGGTCGGTCAGCGCCGCAACCTGCTGAAGTACATGGCCAAGAAGGACATCAACCGCTACCGCTCGATCATCGAGCGGCTCGGCATCCGCCGCTGA